In one window of Pseudoalteromonas espejiana DSM 9414 DNA:
- a CDS encoding GGDEF domain-containing protein, producing MSIFFVVQCSLLARKAFVYVSIGLMLWIVGATADVLDEVVIQPLWVSMYIEDLCRSSGMVITAYGLFKTMTFMQKMHKRLAQEFIIDDLTKVYNRRCFYEYVDRSHDKQYTLIVIDIDHFKSINDEFGHDMGDRVLKVFAKKVNALFENENMFARIGGEEFAGYFPSSQFENVVDVSEQILEKVRTINVKDDRFLTVSIGIAKRLNKHEHFDTVMKRADQALYLAKDSGRNQLRLAP from the coding sequence ATGAGTATATTTTTTGTTGTTCAATGTTCTTTACTCGCAAGAAAAGCATTTGTTTACGTTAGTATTGGTTTGATGTTGTGGATAGTAGGGGCAACGGCCGATGTGTTGGATGAGGTTGTAATTCAGCCTCTTTGGGTGAGTATGTACATAGAGGATTTATGTAGATCATCAGGCATGGTTATTACCGCTTACGGGTTATTCAAAACGATGACGTTTATGCAAAAAATGCACAAGCGCTTAGCCCAAGAATTTATAATTGATGATCTCACAAAAGTTTACAACAGACGCTGCTTTTATGAATACGTTGATAGGTCGCACGATAAGCAATACACATTAATTGTTATTGATATTGACCATTTTAAATCTATCAACGACGAATTTGGTCACGATATGGGAGATAGAGTTCTCAAAGTGTTTGCTAAAAAAGTAAATGCGTTATTTGAAAATGAAAATATGTTTGCACGAATTGGTGGTGAGGAGTTTGCGGGATATTTTCCATCTAGCCAGTTTGAAAATGTTGTTGACGTTAGTGAACAAATTCTTGAAAAGGTAAGAACTATTAATGTTAAAGACGATAGGTTTTTAACGGTTAGTATTGGTATTGCTAAAAGACTCAACAAGCATGAGCACTTTGATACTGTAATGAAACGTGCAGACCAAGCGCTATATTTAGCCAAAGACTCAGGTCGAAACCAACTCAGGTTAGCCCCCTAA
- a CDS encoding DUF2339 domain-containing protein — MDEFLGIVGLFALVIMAGAICGIIAVAQLSNLKQEIVQLKAKVLSLEQTALKPNLKNQSANAQSTYQQAGEQAYSKPSHQDVHIPTPSLPSVEPLASTTSANILATKAKAKPAFISSFFEKLRSGFEQNWMTWIGAIALAFGGIFLAKYSLEAGLLSHAMRLSLGGLFGVGLIAGAGYLHYKKIIFEGFNNYIPAALASGGFSTCFALTLLAYNSYNMISPLTAFIALGIIAISASAMALVLGPVLAVLGIIGAYCVPVLVNTGSNNLFALYMYIGFISLSAALVAQKVQRAWLWYLLWAGHLGWYLVGFTLVEQSTIWLMGAYGLLSIIGLIAMPCLGVTLRVVELRPHSLKRLINVIPAHPLMLAFVTPLLLAMLFSSYDQQWQIISALSMATLLFLVLKNSRWDLWQGFALIIAVLVLISTPNYYSDFSDPLFIFNYQYGSGLFLGLVLSAFGLYFGIKWAPKRLAFHVSAAFSVFAMIATLYAIIPNHALATAYPLWAVILLVSSAILIKCAMSGTTLFQRFTYWVGANANITLAITMLLSDSGLTIALAVQVLLVSVLIHRHQVPMPHWPIKALVAALLLRLTLAPWTPSYDALTLFNLHWSIIVYPLCTALFFAAAKCFNTSQLKIWLEGAALHCFALFITTETSYQLVGHYPQFDSLSFYEQALLTCNWLALGCVYLHRARIAGSLARLYQIAGCVLASGAGLIAFKTLLDDNPLLTSIYIGELPVFNWLFLLWLVPALLTFWLYTLIKPINAKVAPFILAAAGILGLIAINSFIRQYWQGPYIYLSKGASNAELYSYSVIWLTLGAGTVILGHLKNKLLIQKIGLGLLAAVIVKVFLIDMANLTGLLKALSFIGLGLSLVGLSWLFQKLRSRANQA; from the coding sequence ATGGACGAGTTTTTAGGGATAGTGGGTTTATTTGCACTGGTTATTATGGCTGGTGCAATTTGCGGTATTATAGCGGTTGCGCAATTGAGTAATTTAAAACAAGAAATAGTGCAATTAAAAGCAAAGGTGCTCAGCCTAGAGCAAACAGCGTTAAAGCCAAACCTAAAAAATCAAAGCGCTAATGCACAAAGCACCTATCAGCAGGCAGGCGAGCAAGCATATAGTAAACCCTCCCATCAAGACGTGCATATACCCACCCCAAGTTTGCCAAGTGTAGAGCCTTTAGCATCAACCACTAGTGCAAATATATTAGCGACTAAAGCGAAAGCTAAACCTGCTTTTATTAGTTCATTTTTTGAAAAACTACGCAGTGGCTTTGAGCAAAACTGGATGACCTGGATAGGTGCAATAGCACTGGCATTTGGCGGTATATTTTTAGCTAAATATAGCTTAGAGGCCGGGTTGTTATCGCATGCTATGCGGTTAAGTTTAGGAGGCTTATTTGGTGTTGGTTTAATTGCTGGTGCTGGGTATTTGCACTATAAAAAAATAATATTTGAAGGGTTTAATAATTATATACCGGCCGCTCTTGCAAGTGGTGGCTTTAGCACTTGTTTTGCACTGACCTTATTAGCGTATAACAGCTATAACATGATAAGCCCGCTAACCGCATTTATAGCACTGGGCATTATTGCTATTAGCGCCAGTGCCATGGCATTAGTGCTTGGCCCTGTATTAGCCGTGTTGGGTATTATAGGAGCGTATTGTGTGCCTGTGTTGGTTAATACAGGTAGCAATAACTTGTTTGCGCTTTATATGTATATTGGGTTTATAAGTTTGTCGGCTGCACTTGTAGCGCAAAAAGTGCAACGCGCTTGGCTGTGGTATTTATTGTGGGCAGGGCATTTAGGCTGGTATTTAGTTGGCTTTACGTTGGTTGAACAAAGCACCATTTGGCTTATGGGGGCGTATGGCTTACTAAGTATTATTGGCCTAATTGCTATGCCTTGCTTAGGAGTAACATTAAGGGTTGTTGAGCTTCGCCCGCACAGTTTAAAACGCTTAATAAATGTAATACCCGCACACCCATTAATGCTGGCATTTGTAACCCCTTTATTACTCGCTATGCTTTTTAGTAGTTATGACCAACAATGGCAAATAATTAGTGCATTAAGCATGGCTACATTACTATTTTTAGTTCTTAAAAATAGTCGTTGGGATTTATGGCAAGGCTTTGCGTTGATAATTGCCGTACTAGTGCTTATCAGCACCCCTAATTATTATTCTGACTTTTCAGATCCGCTTTTTATATTTAACTACCAATATGGCAGCGGATTATTTTTAGGTTTAGTACTGAGCGCATTTGGGCTTTATTTTGGTATTAAGTGGGCGCCTAAACGCTTAGCTTTTCATGTGAGTGCTGCATTTAGTGTATTTGCAATGATTGCCACTTTGTACGCCATTATTCCAAATCATGCTTTGGCTACGGCATACCCATTATGGGCTGTGATACTACTTGTAAGTAGTGCTATTTTAATTAAATGTGCAATGAGTGGCACGACACTTTTTCAGCGTTTTACCTATTGGGTAGGCGCAAATGCCAATATTACACTTGCTATAACTATGCTACTAAGCGACAGCGGCTTAACAATTGCCCTTGCCGTACAAGTTTTACTTGTTAGCGTTTTAATTCATCGTCATCAAGTACCTATGCCGCATTGGCCAATTAAAGCGTTAGTGGCGGCTTTATTGCTGCGCTTAACGCTTGCACCATGGACGCCAAGTTACGATGCGCTTACTTTATTTAACCTGCATTGGAGTATTATTGTTTATCCGCTGTGTACTGCATTATTTTTTGCTGCCGCTAAATGCTTTAATACCTCGCAATTAAAAATTTGGTTAGAAGGGGCTGCGCTTCATTGTTTTGCGCTATTTATTACCACCGAAACCAGTTATCAGCTTGTAGGGCATTACCCACAATTTGACTCATTGAGCTTTTACGAACAAGCCTTACTTACCTGTAATTGGCTTGCGCTGGGCTGCGTTTACTTACATCGTGCACGTATTGCAGGCAGCTTAGCTAGGCTTTATCAAATTGCGGGCTGTGTATTAGCCAGCGGTGCAGGGCTTATTGCATTTAAAACATTACTTGATGACAATCCGTTACTCACCTCTATTTATATTGGTGAACTCCCCGTATTTAACTGGCTGTTTTTACTATGGTTAGTACCTGCGCTCTTAACGTTTTGGCTATATACGCTTATTAAACCTATTAACGCTAAGGTAGCGCCATTTATACTTGCAGCCGCTGGCATACTTGGCTTAATCGCTATTAACAGTTTTATTCGCCAATACTGGCAAGGGCCTTATATTTACCTATCAAAAGGGGCAAGTAATGCAGAGCTATATAGCTACTCTGTTATTTGGCTAACCCTTGGCGCAGGTACCGTTATATTAGGGCACCTTAAAAACAAATTACTCATTCAAAAAATAGGTTTAGGGTTACTCGCGGCTGTTATTGTTAAAGTGTTTTTAATTGATATGGCAAATTTAACAGGGCTGTTAAAGGCGCTCTCGTTTATTGGTTTAGGGCTTTCGTTAGTGGGGCTGAGCTGGTTATTTCAAAAGCTCAGAAGCCGCGCAAACCAAGCTTAA
- a CDS encoding PAS domain-containing hybrid sensor histidine kinase/response regulator: protein MTAVLIFVALGYIGVLFWLANWGDKTTPLAKRISHHPFVYSLSLGIYCTSWTYYGSVGTAATSSWSYLPILLGPSLLFIFGQGFLRKLVLVSKKQNITTIADFISARYGKRQTSAILVTVIALLATIPYIALQLKALSTSFLLLQNSNQISGEMLTLTATLIMALFAIFFGTRKVDVTEYRSGLMLAVAFESMIKLIALIAVAGLAVYTLFNLPEAANSNVTESTWLHWGNFNFFSFNFIGQSLMAAAAIICLPRQFHVTVVDNQDKRHLFTARWAFPLYLLLTAAMIIPIATAAIHPNIGSGFSPDSFVLALPLIHDQAFLSTFVFIGGLSAATAMIVVATLTLSTMISNDVVLPLLLRRKFKRNLITSSYKSQILLVRRFTIAGILILAYFYQQWFGHGSALASMGLVAFSLVTQLLPAIVGGLYWRKGHAYGVYAGLLAGFICWILFLMMPILDAGSSLNSELQQTLITRGTLIALFANIGCYISFSLGAEERLIDKIQAAAFVNPKDQAILSRRLNKNVKATVYDFKILLQTFLGIQRSQQVLAHFSLSNQLSDNNAHPEPEFIAYCERALTGVLGASSAQALIHTVSSGKRMAFEEVVNFFDETTQALQFNQNLLYTSLENLSHGISVVDKDLKLVAWNKRYSQMFGYPDGFLEVGQPIEDIIRYNAVRGECGPGEIERQVEKRVQHLKNGSSHHFIRHRRNGQVYEMIGNPLPDGGFVTSFSDITTHISTQNALEEINMDLENRIEARTQEVQTINKDLQAQIDSRVKTEQALTLAKREAEQANDSKTRFLALASHDILQPLNAARLYLAAIDEQQLDTTNQNSFNKLGHSLDSTVHLMSALLEIAKLEQGAMTPTPRHFCINDILMPLQSEYAILSSDKGLKLTVRSNAQIVHSDITYLRRIIQNLVSNAVKYTETGRVLIACRNRKHNLRIEVWDTGPGISEIEQAKIFNDFYRIEAGDNKGVGLGLGVVKRMADLLSLELDVHSEPGKGSRFSIEVPYGDTQFVQQKPTASGLVENRAAINIVAVDDDPENLAAMASLLKKWQANYTLFDDVDKVLEHAKQHTAPDVILMDYQLGNECDGISLIKTLRKTWQSEVPAILITAVRDTELKQETKAANIHYLSKPIKPGKLKALLNHST from the coding sequence ATGACTGCTGTACTGATTTTTGTAGCACTGGGCTACATTGGCGTGCTGTTTTGGCTTGCCAATTGGGGCGATAAAACAACACCACTGGCTAAACGGATTAGCCATCACCCGTTTGTGTATTCGTTATCGTTAGGGATTTATTGTACCTCGTGGACTTACTACGGTTCGGTAGGTACCGCGGCCACCAGCAGCTGGAGCTACTTGCCCATTTTACTTGGCCCTTCTTTGTTATTTATATTTGGCCAAGGCTTTTTACGTAAACTTGTTTTAGTAAGTAAAAAGCAAAATATAACAACCATTGCCGACTTTATTTCTGCCCGTTACGGTAAGCGCCAAACCAGTGCCATACTAGTCACCGTTATTGCACTGCTTGCGACAATTCCCTACATTGCACTGCAATTAAAAGCCTTAAGTACCAGTTTTTTATTACTGCAAAATAGCAATCAAATATCGGGCGAAATGCTCACTCTAACCGCCACATTAATTATGGCGCTATTTGCTATATTTTTTGGTACTCGTAAGGTCGATGTTACCGAGTATCGCTCAGGGCTTATGCTGGCCGTTGCATTTGAATCTATGATCAAACTTATTGCGCTTATTGCGGTTGCAGGGCTTGCTGTATATACCTTATTTAATTTGCCAGAAGCAGCAAACAGTAACGTTACTGAGTCTACGTGGCTGCACTGGGGTAACTTCAACTTTTTTAGTTTTAATTTTATTGGCCAGTCTTTAATGGCTGCCGCTGCCATAATATGCTTGCCGCGCCAGTTTCATGTAACCGTGGTCGACAACCAAGACAAACGCCATTTATTTACTGCTCGCTGGGCATTCCCACTTTATTTATTGCTTACCGCCGCGATGATTATTCCCATAGCAACAGCTGCAATTCACCCAAATATTGGCAGTGGTTTTTCGCCTGATAGCTTTGTATTAGCGCTACCGCTTATTCACGACCAAGCCTTTTTAAGTACCTTTGTATTTATTGGTGGGCTTAGCGCTGCAACCGCCATGATAGTAGTTGCTACACTTACGCTTAGCACCATGATCTCAAACGATGTTGTTTTACCGCTTTTGCTACGTCGTAAATTTAAACGTAATTTAATTACCAGCAGCTACAAGTCGCAAATTTTATTAGTTAGGCGTTTTACCATAGCAGGCATATTAATATTGGCTTATTTTTACCAGCAATGGTTTGGCCACGGAAGTGCATTAGCCAGCATGGGGCTGGTAGCATTTTCGTTAGTAACGCAGTTATTACCTGCCATTGTGGGCGGCTTATATTGGCGAAAAGGCCATGCTTATGGCGTTTACGCTGGGCTATTAGCCGGCTTTATTTGCTGGATACTGTTTTTAATGATGCCAATTTTAGACGCTGGCAGTTCGCTTAACAGCGAGCTACAACAAACGCTAATAACACGCGGTACATTAATCGCTTTATTTGCCAATATTGGCTGTTACATTAGCTTTTCACTAGGGGCCGAAGAGCGCCTAATTGATAAAATACAAGCTGCAGCGTTTGTTAACCCTAAAGATCAGGCTATTTTATCGCGCCGCTTAAACAAAAACGTTAAAGCCACGGTTTACGACTTTAAAATACTACTGCAAACCTTTTTAGGTATTCAGCGCAGCCAACAAGTTCTGGCGCACTTTTCATTATCAAACCAACTAAGCGATAACAACGCCCACCCTGAGCCTGAGTTTATAGCCTATTGTGAACGCGCATTAACTGGCGTTTTAGGCGCATCATCGGCGCAAGCACTTATTCATACGGTGTCATCGGGTAAGCGCATGGCATTTGAAGAAGTGGTTAACTTTTTTGACGAAACCACCCAAGCACTGCAATTTAACCAAAATTTACTTTATACCTCGCTCGAAAACTTAAGCCATGGTATTTCGGTGGTCGATAAAGACTTAAAACTCGTGGCTTGGAATAAGCGCTACAGCCAAATGTTTGGCTACCCCGATGGCTTTTTAGAAGTAGGCCAACCCATTGAAGATATAATTAGATACAACGCGGTACGTGGTGAATGTGGCCCAGGTGAAATAGAACGCCAAGTAGAAAAACGCGTACAGCATTTAAAAAATGGCAGCTCGCATCACTTTATTCGCCATCGCCGTAATGGCCAAGTATACGAGATGATTGGTAACCCCCTGCCCGACGGCGGTTTTGTTACTAGTTTTTCGGATATTACTACGCACATAAGCACGCAAAATGCGCTTGAAGAGATCAATATGGATCTTGAAAACCGCATAGAAGCGCGCACCCAAGAAGTGCAAACTATTAATAAAGACTTACAAGCGCAAATAGACAGCCGTGTAAAAACAGAGCAAGCGCTTACCCTTGCCAAACGTGAGGCTGAACAAGCAAATGACAGTAAAACTCGTTTTTTAGCACTGGCCAGCCACGACATATTGCAGCCACTTAATGCGGCGCGTTTATACCTTGCTGCGATTGATGAACAACAGCTCGATACCACTAATCAAAATAGCTTTAATAAGCTTGGTCACAGCTTAGATTCTACCGTACATTTAATGTCGGCACTGCTTGAAATAGCCAAACTTGAACAAGGCGCTATGACCCCAACACCAAGGCATTTTTGTATAAACGATATACTTATGCCGCTGCAAAGTGAGTACGCTATTTTATCAAGCGACAAAGGCTTAAAATTAACCGTGCGCTCAAACGCGCAAATAGTACATAGCGATATAACTTACTTACGCCGAATTATTCAAAACTTGGTGTCTAATGCGGTTAAATACACAGAAACAGGACGTGTATTAATTGCATGTAGAAACCGTAAGCATAATTTACGCATAGAAGTATGGGACACAGGCCCTGGCATTAGCGAAATAGAACAAGCTAAAATTTTTAACGACTTTTACCGCATAGAAGCCGGCGATAACAAAGGCGTAGGTTTGGGGTTAGGCGTGGTTAAACGTATGGCCGACCTACTTAGCTTAGAGCTAGATGTACACTCTGAACCCGGCAAAGGTAGCCGTTTTAGTATTGAAGTCCCTTATGGTGATACGCAGTTTGTACAGCAAAAACCTACTGCTAGCGGCCTAGTAGAAAACCGCGCTGCTATAAATATTGTGGCCGTAGATGACGACCCAGAAAATCTAGCCGCCATGGCAAGCTTGCTTAAAAAATGGCAAGCCAATTACACCTTATTTGACGATGTAGATAAAGTGCTTGAGCACGCCAAACAGCACACGGCTCCCGATGTAATTTTAATGGATTATCAACTAGGTAATGAGTGCGATGGCATATCTTTGATAAAAACACTTCGCAAAACATGGCAAAGCGAAGTCCCTGCTATACTTATTACTGCTGTGCGCGACACAGAACTTAAACAAGAAACCAAAGCAGCTAATATTCATTATTTAAGTAAGCCTATTAAACCAGGAAAGTTAAAAGCGTTGCTTAATCACAGTACTTAG
- a CDS encoding sodium:solute symporter family protein, with amino-acid sequence MDVQTLTFIIVGLSFALYIGIAIWARAGSTNEFYVAGGGVPPLANGMATAADWMSAASFISMAGIISFAGYDGGVYLMGWTGGYVLLAMCLAPYLRKFGKFTVPDFIGDRYYSRTARLVAILCAIFICFTYIAGQMRGVGVVFSRFLEVEIETGVYIGMVIVFFYAVLGGMKGITYTQVAQYCVLVFAYLVPAIFISMMMTGHFFPQTGFGATLSDGSGMYVLDKLDGLSAELGFAQYTEGSKSMIDVFAITGALMVGTAGLPHVIVRFFTVPRVKDTRISAAWTLVFIAIVYTTAPAVASFARVNMIDTINGKDGSGTEYAEAPAWIKNWERTGLITFNDKNGDGKMFYTAGKVEDPNSANEVKVDRDIMVLANPEIADLPAWVIALVAAGGIAAALSTTAGLLLVISTSVSHDLLKRTLKPDISDKQELLAARLAAMIAIVISAYFGINPPGFVASVVAFAFGLAAASFFPAIIMGIFSKTMNKEGAIAGMVTGIGFTAAYIIFFKFVSPELNSPENWFLGISPEGIGLVGMIINFVVAAVILKLTKPTPVEIQQMVEGIRNPKGSGEAHAH; translated from the coding sequence ATGGATGTTCAAACACTCACATTTATTATTGTTGGTTTAAGCTTTGCGCTTTATATAGGCATAGCAATTTGGGCCCGCGCAGGGTCAACTAACGAATTTTACGTAGCGGGCGGCGGCGTACCTCCACTTGCTAATGGTATGGCAACCGCAGCCGATTGGATGAGCGCAGCGTCGTTTATTTCTATGGCGGGTATTATTTCGTTTGCAGGTTACGATGGCGGCGTTTACTTAATGGGGTGGACCGGCGGTTACGTGTTACTCGCCATGTGTTTAGCGCCTTACTTACGTAAATTCGGCAAATTTACGGTGCCAGATTTTATTGGCGACCGTTACTACTCACGCACTGCACGTTTAGTGGCAATTTTATGTGCCATATTTATTTGTTTTACTTACATTGCAGGGCAAATGCGCGGTGTAGGCGTGGTGTTTTCGCGCTTTTTAGAAGTAGAAATTGAAACCGGTGTTTACATTGGTATGGTGATTGTATTCTTTTATGCCGTACTTGGCGGCATGAAAGGCATTACCTACACGCAAGTAGCGCAGTACTGTGTACTTGTATTTGCCTACCTTGTTCCTGCTATTTTCATTTCAATGATGATGACAGGCCACTTTTTCCCACAAACAGGCTTTGGTGCCACATTAAGTGATGGCTCGGGCATGTACGTACTCGATAAGCTTGACGGTTTAAGCGCAGAGCTTGGTTTTGCACAATACACCGAAGGCTCTAAAAGCATGATTGATGTATTTGCAATTACCGGTGCGTTAATGGTCGGTACTGCAGGTTTACCACATGTAATTGTGCGCTTTTTCACTGTACCTCGTGTTAAAGACACCCGTATTTCAGCAGCGTGGACACTGGTATTTATTGCTATTGTTTATACTACAGCACCCGCGGTTGCCTCGTTTGCTCGCGTAAATATGATTGATACCATTAACGGTAAAGATGGTAGCGGTACAGAATACGCAGAAGCACCAGCGTGGATTAAAAACTGGGAACGCACAGGCCTTATTACCTTTAATGATAAAAATGGCGACGGCAAAATGTTTTACACGGCCGGTAAAGTAGAAGATCCAAATAGCGCAAACGAAGTAAAAGTAGACCGCGATATTATGGTACTGGCTAACCCTGAAATTGCCGACTTACCAGCGTGGGTAATTGCATTAGTTGCAGCCGGTGGTATTGCTGCTGCGCTTTCGACTACTGCAGGTTTATTATTGGTTATTTCTACCTCCGTGTCGCACGATTTACTCAAGCGAACCCTTAAGCCTGATATAAGCGATAAACAAGAGCTATTAGCCGCGCGACTTGCCGCCATGATAGCCATTGTAATATCGGCTTACTTTGGGATTAACCCTCCCGGGTTTGTGGCATCGGTAGTGGCATTTGCCTTTGGCTTAGCGGCAGCGAGTTTCTTCCCAGCAATTATTATGGGTATATTCTCTAAAACCATGAATAAAGAAGGCGCCATTGCAGGCATGGTAACGGGCATTGGTTTTACCGCCGCGTATATTATCTTCTTTAAATTTGTAAGCCCTGAGCTTAATAGCCCTGAAAACTGGTTCTTAGGTATTTCGCCAGAAGGGATTGGCTTAGTGGGTATGATAATCAACTTTGTAGTTGCAGCAGTTATCCTTAAATTAACTAAACCAACACCTGTAGAAATACAGCAAATGGTAGAAGGTATTCGTAATCCTAAAGGGTCAGGTGAAGCACACGCACATTAA
- a CDS encoding DUF4212 domain-containing protein has product MAFKDEEQAKAYWAENISLLFKLLAVWFVVSFGFGILLVDVLNEVRFFGFKLGFWFSQQGAIYTFVALIFVYVFKMNTLDKKYGVDE; this is encoded by the coding sequence ATGGCTTTTAAAGATGAAGAACAAGCAAAAGCTTATTGGGCAGAAAACATCTCACTACTGTTTAAATTACTAGCAGTGTGGTTTGTGGTCTCGTTTGGCTTTGGCATATTACTGGTAGATGTACTTAACGAAGTGCGTTTTTTTGGGTTTAAACTTGGCTTTTGGTTTTCACAACAAGGCGCTATTTACACCTTTGTAGCTTTGATTTTTGTTTACGTTTTCAAAATGAATACGTTAGATAAAAAATACGGCGTAGACGAATAG
- a CDS encoding DUF294 nucleotidyltransferase-like domain-containing protein, with translation MSVEQQEVAQFVCMQAPFSMLHDSACEYFVGHIDSVYLTRENQAQWLQTQAPKLFLIRSGLYDLVDAKGDVVKRLAQGDYFGYPSLLTGEAIQNRLQVQKEGIVYMLAQDDFDFLRRQYKPFEQYFVRAHANRLLSSHYKSKNDSWSERRISELMTRTAITLAPDASIRQTAKKMKKHGVSSIMITEHAILVGVVTDRDLRNRVLADEVDPQDAVSTIMSAKPKFIFENNRVFSALHLMLKYNIHHLPVLDESHKPLGMLTSTDLLRQQKSDPVQLIGRIYKAHSIADLKRYADEIPELLRSFSYNIEDISLIGKLLSGLTDALTSRLIHLFQEENGAAPTSFCFICFGSQAREEQTLHSDQDNGLLLPEDLSDEHQAYFKHMGEFVCEQLVECGIRRCPGNIMASSDECRMSVSQWCERFFKWIKSPTPSAMLNCKIFFDLRFIEGSNALYSGFCEQLNRISRDELFYAAMATDIRASSVPIGLFNKLKTEKSDNNHKYIDLKKRGVVIINDIVRLYALKAGIKRANTQERLDALLKHKLLSKEDIYNLKDCWRFLTQLRFSTQINEEGLPSNCINPDKLTSLERHQLKEAFYLVKQAQQAAAFKFARGSL, from the coding sequence ATGAGTGTAGAGCAGCAGGAAGTTGCCCAGTTTGTGTGTATGCAGGCACCGTTTAGCATGCTTCACGACAGTGCGTGTGAATATTTTGTAGGGCACATTGATAGTGTGTATTTAACCCGAGAAAACCAAGCGCAATGGCTACAAACACAAGCCCCAAAGCTATTTTTAATTCGCTCTGGTTTATACGACCTAGTGGATGCAAAAGGTGATGTAGTAAAACGTTTAGCCCAAGGTGATTACTTTGGTTACCCTTCTTTACTGACGGGGGAGGCGATTCAAAACAGGTTGCAGGTACAAAAAGAGGGCATAGTGTATATGCTGGCCCAAGACGACTTTGACTTTTTACGCCGCCAATATAAGCCGTTTGAGCAATACTTTGTGCGAGCACACGCTAACCGTTTGCTTTCATCGCATTATAAAAGTAAAAACGATAGCTGGTCTGAGCGCAGAATATCTGAGCTAATGACCCGCACTGCAATTACCCTTGCGCCCGATGCAAGCATTAGGCAAACCGCTAAAAAAATGAAAAAACACGGTGTATCGTCAATTATGATCACCGAACATGCAATATTAGTGGGCGTTGTTACCGACCGCGACTTACGTAACCGCGTACTTGCCGACGAAGTAGACCCGCAAGATGCAGTGAGCACCATAATGAGTGCCAAACCTAAATTTATATTTGAAAACAATCGTGTGTTTTCTGCATTACATTTAATGCTTAAATATAATATTCACCATTTACCCGTACTCGACGAAAGCCATAAACCACTGGGCATGCTTACCAGCACCGATTTACTGCGCCAGCAAAAAAGCGACCCGGTGCAGCTTATTGGCCGCATTTATAAAGCGCATAGCATTGCCGACTTAAAACGTTATGCCGATGAAATTCCTGAGTTACTGCGCAGCTTTTCATACAACATAGAAGACATATCGTTAATTGGTAAATTACTCAGCGGCTTAACCGATGCGTTAACTTCGCGCCTTATTCACCTATTTCAAGAAGAAAACGGCGCAGCCCCCACCAGCTTTTGTTTTATTTGCTTTGGCTCGCAAGCACGTGAGGAGCAAACCCTGCATTCAGATCAAGACAACGGCTTATTGCTCCCTGAAGATTTAAGCGACGAGCATCAAGCTTATTTTAAACACATGGGGGAGTTTGTTTGTGAGCAGCTAGTAGAGTGCGGAATTAGACGTTGCCCAGGTAATATAATGGCCAGCAGTGATGAGTGCAGAATGAGCGTAAGCCAGTGGTGCGAGCGCTTTTTTAAATGGATAAAAAGCCCCACACCCAGTGCCATGCTTAACTGTAAAATATTTTTTGATTTGCGCTTTATAGAAGGCTCCAACGCTTTATATAGTGGTTTTTGCGAGCAGCTAAATAGAATATCGCGCGACGAATTATTTTACGCTGCGATGGCAACCGATATAAGAGCCAGCTCGGTGCCTATAGGTTTATTTAATAAGCTTAAAACTGAAAAAAGCGACAACAACCATAAGTATATAGATTTAAAAAAACGCGGTGTGGTTATTATTAACGACATAGTGCGTTTATATGCGTTAAAAGCCGGAATAAAAAGGGCTAACACTCAAGAGCGCTTAGATGCCCTACTTAAACATAAGCTACTAAGCAAAGAAGACATATATAACTTAAAAGACTGCTGGCGATTTTTAACTCAGCTACGCTTTAGCACGCAAATAAACGAAGAAGGTTTACCAAGTAATTGTATAAACCCCGATAAACTCACCTCGCTTGAACGCCATCAATTAAAAGAAGCCTTTTACCTAGTAAAACAAGCCCAGCAAGCCGCCGCATTTAAATTTGCCCGCGGCAGCTTGTAA